A genomic segment from Gossypium hirsutum isolate 1008001.06 chromosome D04, Gossypium_hirsutum_v2.1, whole genome shotgun sequence encodes:
- the LOC107899722 gene encoding mitochondrial import receptor subunit TOM20, producing MEMSNDLDRLLFFEQARKISEATYASNPLDADNLTRWAGALLELSQFQSVPDSQKMIQDAISKLEEALSINPRKHDALWCLGNAQTSFAFLTNKEDEARPYFEKAAQYFQQAVDEDPSNDIYLKSLEISAKAPELHQEIIKHGLGQQTLGAGPSTSTSSNSTKTATKNKNSSDLKYDICGWIILAVGIVAWVGFAKSQMPPSPPPPPPR from the exons ATGGAAATGTCCAACGATCTCGATAGGTTGCTCTTTTTCGAGCAAGCTCGTAAAATTTCCGAGGCTACTTACGCTTCCAATCCTCTCGATGCCGAT AATTTGACCAGATGGGCCGGAGCTTTACTGGAGTTGTCTCAGTTTCAAAGCGTTCCAGATTCTCAGAAAATGATTCAAg ATGCTATTTCGAAACTAGAGGAGGCTTTATCGATTAACCCTAGAAAGCATGATGCTTTATGGTGCTTGGGAAATGCTCAGACTTCTTTTGCGTTTCTGACTAACAAGGAGGACGAGGCAAGACCTTATTTCGAAAAGGCTGCTCAATATTTCCAGCAAGCAGTCGATGag GACCCGAGCAATGACATTTACCTCAAGTCTTTAGAAATATCTGCCAAG gCTCCAGAATTACACCAGGAAATCATTAAGCATGGTTTAGGTCAACAGACGCTTGGGGCTGGACCTTCTACTTCTACTTCCTCCAATTCAACAAAG ACTGCTACAAAGAATAAGAACAGCAGTGATCTCAAATATGACATATGTGGATGGATAATCCTTGCTGTTGGCattgttgcatgggttgggtttgcaAAATCACAAATGCCACCCTCCCCACCGCCACCACCCCCGCGATAA